The Brassica napus cultivar Da-Ae chromosome C7, Da-Ae, whole genome shotgun sequence genomic interval GAGTCGTGAGGATTATCGCAGTGTTTGTTTTTGCGCGTTTGATGACTGTCCATAGGTTCATTCTTGAAGCAGGATCAAGTCCTGTGCTCGGCTCATCCATATAGACCACCTTTTAAGCAAAGATAACAACCAGATAAAAAAATTGGTACATTTACTATTAGAGAAATGTATTTGTCGTGTTGAGTTATTCTCTAATAGCTACAGTTACATTTCTCCGAGAGCAACATTATCAGTAGAAAATCCTCTTGGgttctaaaacaaaaataatatcaatattatacttaaatgattaaatttttgttttttttaaatcagttgAAAAAGCAAATAAATGACACATGTTGTTTGGGGTTATTAATAGGTTCCTGAGATCATGATTAACCCGAGGTTCTTAGAGTTGGGTTCTTAGCGGAAattaagaaactgttttttaacttttaactaaaaaagctaagaacgggttcttagcttttttatttaaaagttaagaaacagtttcttaacttccgctaagaacctcgTCCTAAGAATCCcggattaatcatgctctaagagcatCCACATTGTTGGATCTCTTCCCACAATTTTCAacagttgaattatttaaaatgtgGAAAAAGTAGAAAGAAAGAGTAGTAAGAGGAGGAGCGATCGTAAGAATGGTAAGGTGTCAGATGATGTACggtcttttgtctttttttctttaattttaattacacaacaaaataatatgaatattaaattaatttgctACTTTGTGGAGATACCACACCACTAACGGTGCTCTAAAAGATGAGGTTTAAGAACTTTTGCGCActctttttgatgtttttaatatttttcatttttttttaattagtaaggACCTCCTAATAACTCCTTGTTGGAGCTGCTCTAATAGTTACAGCTTGTAAACTCAAGGCACCAAAGTCAGCATTCATACCTTAGGACTCCCTATAAGTGAAATGGCTACACTTAGCCGTCTTTTCATTCCTCCGCTGTATTTTCCAGCAGGTTTGTCAGCAACTCCTCCGTGCAATAGGTTTACACTCTTAAGAGACTCTTCTACAGCCTAACATGGGTGATCAGTCATTTACGCTTTGATACTTTTTGGACTTATACAGATTGATAACATACTTGGTCAAGTTTAGagtctttgagactcttaagtcTCCCATAGAAGAACAGATGCTCCCTTCCTGACAGTGTTTCCCAGAGTAAGCTGGTTTACAACACAAAATAAAGCAATGATATAACAACAATACGATCTTTCTGTAtagtttttaacataataaaaaatgttactAAGATTTAGTTACTCGTGTTGTGGACATACACCCATGCTGGTGTAGACTCTGTCCATATCTGTGCATATGTCCAGACCTTGAACAAACGCTGACCCTGATGTTGGTTTCACAAGACCAGTCATCTGGACACAAAAGTACAATACTAAACTCTATTAGCTAAcctcaaaatattttctgtccATTTGGGTACTGACCATGTTGATGAATGAGGTCTTTCCGGCACCATTGGGCCCTAACATACCGAAGCACTCTCCCGAAGGAACAGCCAGAGATAATCCTCGGACCGCCATTTTTGGCGGGTTTCCATCCCTACCTGGATACACCTTCTTCATTGTGTTGCATACAATCGCATGGCTTGTCCTCTGCGCACGCATCAGTTTCTGGACTTTTTCACTCTGATTGGAATAAAGTTTTTAGAGAGAGAACAAAAGAACATGGAATGTGTTGTGACTTATTCTGCGAAATACCTCCTGAGTGACATCTAGTTTCTCCATTTCTACGGAAACTGCAGAGACCTGCTTTTGCAAGCTAGGCCTTTGTGGAAGAAGATATTTATTGAAAGGGTTtttcaagaagaacaaaaggTCTTTTCCTGATGAAGACATCTTATCGATATAGTATGCTGCAATGAGTGAGAAAAACCATTCAACTATAATGATGTAGAAAACTTTATCCATTGAACTATCACTGATATCTTTCCACTTCATTCCTTGCCTCCTAGTCAAGCTCCCCTGAAAAGCATACTGAGCGAACTCATACAACCCGCGAAATAAAGAGAAGCCAGGATACAGCTCCATGACAAAAATCCAGCGTCCttgaaaaaaaagattatattaaCATTGTGGTTAAATTAATACTGAGAATAAACACATAAACGAGTGAAACCGGAAGAGAAAACAAGTGATCTTGATAACTTACTGGGAAACGATAACTCTTCAATCAGAAACTGGAAGAGAAACCAGCCCAATAATCCAGATCCAAACACGTATATGTATGCAACAACTACAACAGAAAGTGTTTCTTTTTAGCACCAACATGTTCATGAgcagatttttaaaataagtgtGACCTGTAGTACCTGATGCTGTCTCAACGTTTGAAAATGCTGAGGAAGCTAGAAAGGCAAGGGAGATTTGAAGATTTATgtagagaaaatagaaaacaaaatggATGCTGTAGTCATTTAGCCTAAAGAAGTTCAGCCCTGCAAGTAAACTATAGCTGCTTTAATTATAATTCCATAGAAGAAAACTTGTTCTATAATGGATAAGGATCAGTACCTATTGCTGACCCAAATATCATCAGGCATATTACGTATGACGTGGAAATGGCGAGAAAATAGGCGTAGGTAATCATCCAATACGGACCATCTCCTAGACCGTGCATTTTCATTATAATTCTTAGCCGCTGCTGCTTCTCATACACCAATGAGGTCAAGATCACCTGCATGTAAAATTCTTGTAGTTAAGAACGtctcgttgacaaaaaaaaagaaaaaaaaaagaacaacatGTCTTAGGCTTGACAAGattttaagaaagaaaattgGCAAATTGCTTTAAAGAGTGTTGTAAGCAGTCCACTTAAATGAGCTTACAGGGAACAGAAGAAGAATAACCCATGTGAAGAAAACTGCACCAATCAGAGAAGCAATGTCTAAACGAAGTTTAGTTTCTGGTTTAGGCATTTCTTTGACAAACTCAAGCAACATCCTTGTCCTTGGGCTTTTCAAATACTGAAGATAAGCATTTGACATCTGCAGATTTGTAGTCTTAGAAAATGGTGAACACAAGGACGTTGTTGAATGTATCATTTAGTTTCTTACCAAACTAACTAAGCGGGGAACTCGGAGCAACTTTGGAGGCATATTTCCTGAATCATCCTGGTACGTTGCGTTATACCAAATATTCACATTGAAGTTAGTCCTATTTGTGTCCAAGAGATCATATGCTAAGGCAACCaaagcatttaaaaaaaacaattagaaaatCTCACGTGCATAATAATCAAATCATTACAGATagagaaataactataaaaaccTGCAACAATCTCATTTATCATCCCTTCAGAATTTCCTTTCAGATAACCTTTGAAAATATCATCATTAATCTCTCTGGAGCTATTTATCCAAAGGTTCAGCCCTTGGACGCATCTCATCTCTGgttttgacaaaacaaaaacttagtTCTTCAGATGACCTGATTACAATATATTCTTCTTAACAAACTTGAAGTATATATATGCACGCAAGGGAAATGTGATCAGATGTGATTTTTCAtggaaattttatatatacctTTGGTAAAATTGAGAGGTGATTGTCCTAGTGAGAATGAAACTTTGGAGTTTGGAGTGCACCGAGATTGGATGTTGTATATGAAACGATCTGAGACAATTCCTGCATCAAGATAATTGGTGGGACTTCCTTTATATGTTGTAGCCTGAAAACACCAGCTCAAAGTAAAAAATACAgagaaatatatattcacacaaTAAACAGAATATCAAATACAGACCATAGAGAACTTACCAACACATTATCCGCTAAACTAAACAAGAGGTCAGAGTAGTTCATTGGAAAAGACCTCCTGAAAAGATTTCTAGACAAAGCTGGAGAAAACATGAAACAGTATATGAGTTCTATTAGAAACAATATAGCGGAGAATATGGTTGAACAACACCAAGAGAAAAAAGAAGCATATATACTTGCACCAAGAGATTGATTATTGCCAGTGAAAAGTATGGTTACAGGGCAATTGTTTCTTTGCTTGCACGAGACATTAGTGAGATTGGCGTCAACAACACGATTCCGAGGAAGCGGAATAAGAATCAAAGGAGGCCATGGTTGTGGATTTGGGATGGCACAAAAGACCGCTTGATCACGAGTAGAGTATTCTACACCACAGACCATTTGGCATGTTTCGTCTCCGGTTTTGTGAATGCATTTACAACCACATTGATTATCGAGTGAGTTGCTGACTTGTGAATCAAACAGAGCTTGAATACCAACTAAAACCAAGCAGAGATAGAAAGGGATCATGATGAGCCGAACGTTGCTCCATACGTTCCGTTTCTGCGAAAGAAAACAATAAACCCATATATATGTGCATGTATATGTTATTATGGATACTAGGGCAAGCGAGAACGCCGAACCTGATAGGTTAAGTTTTTTCTAAGTATGGCATTGGCCTGAGTCAAGAAGCTGGCTGGATCAGAATCCGCCATTGACGAAGCTTTCCCttatttcttcttctgtttACAAAACCATCGCCACTTTACTAATTTAATCACCAAAGTTTATTATTGTTTGCGTTATTAATcgaattattttatcaaaaaattgaGTTATaactgtatatattttttatccagTAGCGAAAAAAGAATCAACAACGGagcttcaaaataatttttcaatcaGATGCTAACGAGTGATCCCCACGACTGTCGATTCGTCAACATTTGGGATTTGaacataataaatttttgtcattgaatgatatatttttaatactagTGTCATATAGAGTTATTACTGTGTGTGCTCGATGTGATATACTACCATACGAGACGGTTGCTTGGACGATAAGAAATGCACGGtccaacaaaacaaatatattaaaaattatgtgaTATAATTggaactagatctcgatccgcatAACCGCgcaggtttttgttttcatttatttttatataaatattttgttttcaattttaaattggtatatattataatatatataaatctatcaatttttaaaacataataagtttacagtatatttttttcattgaatagattgtttcaaactttcacatggatttgtattttcttctatatatatatttttggattattatttcattgttaaaatcgtaactatatatatataaagattagtaaaatattgttttattgtcatattcaaagatattgtaacatttcacaaatttagaaaatttttaaaaaattaaatttttcgcttcatagatttatattatcgagtaaatacttaaacatttagtttttgtttaatgtttaaaataaactatataatttaaaatttgttttcattggtttaaggtagtaaagattaatcattgttagataatataatttttgttatttaaatttttttttataattttaaaagttaacatcgacaagtatttaacatatggaggtatagtattacaacattaaattatatctatttaatttatactatctataaatccaataaatcatctattgtttaaacccaattattgatagcccgaTAAAAATTAATGGttggcccaaaatttaaatgataagattatatattaaatgtaacatgactttctaggaatatgtccattaggtctatttttttaaaaaatcacacatgaatcaaggttgtgacttctgttttaatatataagattttaatacgactttttttttgtcaactgaatTTTAATACGAATACTAGCGcggtttttggttttctattttttgttattatttagtTGTAGTTTCATATGAACTTGAAAAACACTCAAAGTGTTCTTTGCATAAATATTTTTGGGTTTGTCTTTGCATAAATGTTTTTGGGTTTGTCTTTgcataaattttaattacaaaaagTCAGAATATcttattaaatgaaaaatatatcaagTGACATGTCCCATGATATGTGTtagttgttttatttgtttttaatattgcAAATCGTATATAACATTTTAGATTAAATAATTCATAAGTCaaactataatttattttatcggTATGtgaatgatttttgaaaatgcaaaaccatttttctttacaaaaatgggtttatgaaaattatcgtttttaatataaattgtttatttttaaaattaattattttcacattgaaatatgtatttttactaAATTGTCACATGCTGAAAAAAACTGATATCAAATTTTGGTTGAACTGAAAATATAATACTAATTAGAAAAGATGAAcagctaaatatttttaatagatttggCCTAAAATAACAAGAAGATGAACATTTTgggataatttattaatttttgaaaagctATAATGAAGTATCAAATTTATAGAGAACCTAACAAGAGAAAAAGTCTATGCCATATATAGATTTATTATTTGATCTACAATTTAGTTATATAGAACCTAACTAGAAGTGGAAGCCCCCTTCGTCTAGTGGTTTGACCaagggttcattaatgcttaTACACCAGGAGGTCTGAGTTTCAATTCTAAAGCGGAATTATGCGAATTAAGGgagaaaaaaacttacaagagaTCTGCAGCATGACGCAAGGAGTACCGTCAAGCGTGGATCCCTTAGGACAGTTCAGGTGATGCAATCAGGCGTGAATCCTCATACAGCAGGTAGGATTGTCggttgtaatatttctcatagttgtaatagcataattatcgagcgttaaaaaaaactagaaatttATCTACAATTCAcgcgattttttttatttatttgtcttttaaaatttattatttgatcATAATTTTTACATCTGCTCATTCCAAGTGTTGTTGAAATGGCTgcccaaaatataaaataagagaaTGAGCTAATGTTTGACCAAATTGTATGTTACATGAACCTGTCATCCATTTCGGCTTACAGTTTTTAGcaattgtttttaaaaccggatcgGAAGCTGAACCGGAAATATTTTGGGtcacggttcaatatggttTGACCGGGTCAAACCTGGTTCAATAATATGGTTATATAATATGATGCATAGTTAAAACCACTAAATTAGTTTCTTGTTTATATATGgatgatttatagatttttgatagttttagtggtttttattggtttaataacTTTGAAATATAATCCGGCTAAGTGgccggttcatggtcgaaccaattaTTGGACCAATCCAGCTACATAACCGGTTGATGGTCGAACCCGGTCTAACCATCGGGTCGGTccagttttaaaaacactgggtTTTAGAATAATATCCTTGTATTATAGCACTCTAATATTGACTTGTATCATATACGAACATACGaagattatttcttttttttaatccaagttacaaaaaaaaagaatatttcttttttttacatcaaaaaaCAATTATAGTTCTCAAACTTGAGTTGATTTGAAAATTCAGACAGGAATTAAATAACTAACAAACTGTAATTGTGGtcattttatttgtatattttccaTTAGATTATCCATATGTGGTTATTTTATTTGGTTATGGTTTCGTTTCATATAACTGGTCAAACACTCAAAGTAttctttgaataaattttaattacaaaaagTCAGAATATCTtactaaatgaaaaatatatcaagTGACATGTTCGATGGTCGATggtataaattgttttatttaatttttaattttgtaaagcatatatatatttttttagcttaaataattcataattcaaaatataactgaTTTTATTGGTATATCAGataaagttataaaatacaAGTAGATTTTAGTCTGCGCTTCAAAAATGCAAAACtatattttgtttacaaaaaaggtctaatgaaaattataatttttaatataacttatttgttttaaaattatgtagatttacatattattatatatttttacttcatTATCACATGTTGACAAAAACTAATGTTAAAATTTTGGTTGAATTGAAAAGGAAATACTAATTAGAAAAGTTGGatgactaaatattttttaacagatgtaGCCTAAAAGAATATTTGGTGATAATTTATCTGTTTTCTAAAAAGTGTCAAATTTATAGAAAACCTATTGATGAGGTGTAAACCTAACAAGATAAAAGTCTACTTTTACATATATAGTAGGAATTTATCTACGATTCGCAATTGTTTTAGTTTTctcttaaaatttattatataatcactgattttacttattctaatctattaaaacagaatccTACTTTTTATCTACTTAAAAATGTTGTCACTTAAATTTGGACATATTCACAActcattagaaataaatatatccCTTATAATTAGGTAATAACTATGATTAggttatacaatatatatatgggaaattgccacaaataccacttTTCTTGTACCACATTTCATTTATACCTTAACCAactttaccattaaaattttaatatgtaaagtACCATTGTACCCTTAACTAATCAAACATAAACCTAGTGTCTTTCTCCCACGATTTCTTCAATCTCAGATCCACTAATAACAATCTATCAAATTCTCCTCGGTGATCAAATCCAGCGAGATTCAACGATTCTGACGAGTTCTCCGGCGAGATTTGACGACGCTGATGAGTTCTCCGGCGAGATTTGATGACGCTGACGTCCGGTGAGATTTGACGAAGACTTCAACCTCAAACGAATAGAACAAGACGATCTCTTACCACTAACGCGTAACAAAGGTGAGAGGATAACATATGGTGATTTTCGTCACTTTCTGTAATTTTAGCTTGATTTCTCATAATCGATCAATTTCTGGGAAAGAAGACGAAGCTTTTCTCATgaggttttaaaaatttcaaatttataaaaccttataaatatttatcgatgAGGAACATAGTGTTATGTATTTATCGTTTTTTGATATATCTTGTTGATCCTTCAATCTTTAAGTATTTTTGTgttgaatatatttttactcCTACTAActtatatttctttcttctcCAAATCTTTGTCCCGCGATCAAATTGGGAGTTGCTCCAAACGAAATCACTGGTGAACTTCGCAATCTCTGGGAGAACTTGGCGAGATGTAGACGCGATCCGGcga includes:
- the LOC106409449 gene encoding ABC transporter A family member 3 isoform X2 — encoded protein: MADSDPASFLTQANAILRKNLTYQKRNVWSNVRLIMIPFYLCLVLVGIQALFDSQVSNSLDNQCGCKCIHKTGDETCQMVCGVEYSTRDQAVFCAIPNPQPWPPLILIPLPRNRVVDANLTNVSCKQRNNCPVTILFTGNNQSLGATLSRNLFRRSFPMNYSDLLFSLADNVLATTYKGSPTNYLDAGIVSDRFIYNIQSRCTPNSKVSFSLGQSPLNFTKEMRCVQGLNLWINSSREINDDIFKGYLKGNSEGMINEIVAAYDLLDTNRTNFNVNIWYNATYQDDSGNMPPKLLRVPRLVSLMSNAYLQYLKSPRTRMLLEFVKEMPKPETKLRLDIASLIGAVFFTWVILLLFPVILTSLVYEKQQRLRIIMKMHGLGDGPYWMITYAYFLAISTSYVICLMIFGSAIGLNFFRLNDYSIHFVFYFLYINLQISLAFLASSAFSNVETASVVAYIYVFGSGLLGWFLFQFLIEELSFPRRWIFVMELYPGFSLFRGLYEFAQYAFQGSLTRRQGMKWKDISDSSMDKVFYIIIVEWFFSLIAAYYIDKMSSSGKDLLFFLKNPFNKYLLPQRPSLQKQVSAVSVEMEKLDVTQESEKVQKLMRAQRTSHAIVCNTMKKVYPGRDGNPPKMAVRGLSLAVPSGECFGMLGPNGAGKTSFINMMTGLVKPTSGSAFVQGLDICTDMDRVYTSMGVCPQHDLLWETLSGREHLFFYGRLKSLKDSKLDQAVEESLKSVNLLHGGVADKPAGKYSGGMKRRLSVAISLIGSPKVVYMDEPSTGLDPASRMNLWTVIKRAKTNTAIILTTHSMEEAEFLCDRLGIFVDGRLQCIGNPKELKGRYGGSYVLTMTTASEHEKDVEVLVQDVSPNAKKIYNIAGTQKFEIPKEEVRISEVFQAVEKAKSTLKVFAWGLADTTLEDVFIKVARSGQAFNVFS
- the LOC106409449 gene encoding ABC transporter A family member 3 isoform X1, with protein sequence MIPFYLCLVLVGIQALFDSQVSNSLDNQCGCKCIHKTGDETCQMVCGVEYSTRDQAVFCAIPNPQPWPPLILIPLPRNRVVDANLTNVSCKQRNNCPVTILFTGNNQSLGATLSRNLFRRSFPMNYSDLLFSLADNVLATTYKGSPTNYLDAGIVSDRFIYNIQSRCTPNSKVSFSLGQSPLNFTKEMRCVQGLNLWINSSREINDDIFKGYLKGNSEGMINEIVAAYDLLDTNRTNFNVNIWYNATYQDDSGNMPPKLLRVPRLVSLMSNAYLQYLKSPRTRMLLEFVKEMPKPETKLRLDIASLIGAVFFTWVILLLFPVILTSLVYEKQQRLRIIMKMHGLGDGPYWMITYAYFLAISTSYVICLMIFGSAIGLNFFRLNDYSIHFVFYFLYINLQISLAFLASSAFSNVETASVVAYIYVFGSGLLGWFLFQFLIEELSFPRRWIFVMELYPGFSLFRGLYEFAQYAFQGSLTRRQGMKWKDISDSSMDKVFYIIIVEWFFSLIAAYYIDKMSSSGKDLLFFLKNPFNKYLLPQRPSLQKQVSAVSVEMEKLDVTQESEKVQKLMRAQRTSHAIVCNTMKKVYPGRDGNPPKMAVRGLSLAVPSGECFGMLGPNGAGKTSFINMMTGLVKPTSGSAFVQGLDICTDMDRVYTSMGVCPQHDLLWETLSGREHLFFYGRLKSLKDSKLDQAVEESLKSVNLLHGGVADKPAGKYSGGMKRRLSVAISLIGSPKVVYMDEPSTGLDPASRMNLWTVIKRAKTNTAIILTTHSMEEAEFLCDRLGIFVDGRLQCIGNPKELKGRYGGSYVLTMTTASEHEKDVEVLVQDVSPNAKKIYNIAGTQKFEIPKEEVRISEVFQAVEKAKSTLKVFAWGLADTTLEDVFIKVARSGQAFNVFS